In Candidatus Lokiarchaeota archaeon, the following proteins share a genomic window:
- a CDS encoding DASS family sodium-coupled anion symporter, whose translation MHLSYQISRKTAIVLTIALVAGVVMYNIAPMDIRPGDYQATLTVDAPGISLEHSIPIEVVESGEIQETTVFLSGDSTNLTVLARNVLPINTDTPFRFVVEYSGESMKASDILVRITNNAGYNQTVRPTLQQDQEFIIEHQPLVHSKAAVAILTVVGILWFTEGISLVATSIMIPVMVILANIRTPTEALNPFFDPAVALILGGFLIGRALSKYELDKRLALMILSRSAGSGSTLILTIMGVSAFLSMWISNTASAAIMIPIAIAVISKIENKETRDKYGKVLVLAVAYSATVGGVGSLVGSPPNPLAATYINSFLGIEFSFIDWIPYGLPVVIIMLPIIWQWLMFRFDLPKDIEEIQNLKTVSKKEYLRLGPMSTQQKLVVSVFSGVVVFWLTEQLPDIIANAIGWPGHGISSSVIALGGGLLLLVLGLLDEKDVSHELSWSSLLILGSGIVLGGAMIDTGLSTYIATQMGALGALPQLLVIIIIGAVAIIVTMIASNTGSAVILIPIAIPLATGLGIDPLLITMVIAIAVSMDFALPTGTPPSTIAYSTGKVEMREMVTTGVIVDLISLLVVTVIVVYLWSFMGLVVL comes from the coding sequence ATGCATTTGTCGTACCAGATATCGAGAAAGACAGCCATAGTCTTGACAATAGCCCTTGTTGCTGGCGTTGTGATGTATAATATCGCCCCTATGGATATACGTCCTGGTGACTATCAAGCCACTTTGACTGTGGATGCACCTGGAATCTCTCTGGAGCACTCTATACCTATCGAGGTAGTGGAAAGCGGTGAAATCCAAGAAACAACTGTGTTTTTGAGCGGAGATTCTACAAATCTAACTGTGCTTGCCAGGAACGTTTTGCCAATAAACACCGACACGCCGTTCCGTTTCGTGGTTGAATATTCGGGCGAGTCAATGAAAGCAAGTGATATCCTTGTTCGGATAACCAACAATGCCGGATACAATCAAACAGTGAGGCCAACTTTGCAACAGGATCAAGAATTCATTATAGAACATCAACCACTCGTTCACTCAAAAGCAGCCGTCGCGATTCTTACAGTTGTAGGAATTCTCTGGTTTACTGAAGGTATTAGCCTTGTAGCCACCTCGATAATGATTCCAGTGATGGTGATTTTAGCCAACATCAGAACTCCTACAGAAGCACTGAATCCATTCTTTGATCCTGCTGTGGCGCTCATTCTGGGTGGGTTCTTGATTGGCCGGGCACTAAGCAAATATGAGCTTGACAAACGCCTTGCTCTGATGATTCTCTCTAGGAGTGCAGGGAGTGGTTCAACTTTGATATTGACCATAATGGGTGTGAGTGCTTTCTTGTCGATGTGGATTAGCAATACCGCTTCCGCTGCAATCATGATTCCCATTGCGATTGCCGTTATCTCCAAGATTGAGAATAAGGAAACTCGGGATAAATATGGGAAAGTGCTCGTTTTGGCTGTTGCTTATTCAGCCACTGTTGGTGGTGTAGGTAGTCTTGTTGGTTCTCCTCCCAATCCTCTCGCAGCAACATACATCAATTCGTTTCTCGGCATTGAGTTCAGCTTCATTGATTGGATTCCGTATGGACTGCCAGTTGTTATTATCATGCTTCCGATTATTTGGCAATGGTTGATGTTTCGTTTTGACTTACCAAAGGACATCGAAGAAATCCAGAATCTGAAGACAGTATCAAAGAAGGAATACCTCCGACTCGGACCGATGTCTACTCAGCAGAAGCTTGTTGTATCCGTTTTCTCTGGAGTGGTCGTCTTCTGGCTTACTGAACAGCTGCCAGACATCATTGCCAATGCTATTGGCTGGCCCGGTCATGGGATATCTAGTTCTGTCATCGCCCTGGGTGGAGGCCTCTTACTACTCGTTCTGGGGCTTCTCGATGAAAAGGATGTCTCACATGAGCTAAGCTGGTCTTCTCTCCTGATTCTAGGCAGTGGCATTGTACTTGGTGGTGCTATGATTGATACCGGCCTTTCAACTTACATTGCGACACAAATGGGTGCATTGGGTGCATTACCTCAGTTGTTAGTGATTATTATCATAGGCGCGGTTGCAATAATCGTGACGATGATTGCTTCCAATACTGGGTCTGCAGTGATTCTCATTCCTATTGCAATCCCCTTGGCAACAGGACTTGGTATAGATCCCTTGCTGATTACAATGGTGATTGCTATTGCAGTCTCGATGGACTTTGCTCTCCCCACAGGTACCCCTCCTTCAACCATCGCG